In Aristaeella hokkaidonensis, the following are encoded in one genomic region:
- a CDS encoding ABC transporter permease, with product MTIDKILALGQTAMELGLINSLTVLSLFLSYSMLNVCDLSTDGCYTLGAAVGALVAIAGYPWLSLPAAMLAGMISGFVTATLQTRMGVQSLLAGIVVNTALYSVNMALTGNKATLSMNKTTTIFSMAKNLLKDTPLAGQSTLIVMLIVVALVIVFLCFFLKTKLGLAIRATGSNADMVRSSSINPTFTTTVGLCISNAFTGLSGCLMAQQAKSFDINMGSGMVTVALASLLIGGVFVAKHKPIPLRAVGTVLGAVIFRIVYALALRFNMPAFMLKAVSSIIVVLAISGPYLRKQLPLMIRRWKASREGRSA from the coding sequence ATGACGATTGATAAAATCCTGGCACTGGGCCAGACGGCAATGGAACTGGGACTGATCAACTCCCTGACGGTGCTGAGCCTGTTCCTGAGCTATTCCATGCTGAACGTTTGCGACCTGTCCACGGATGGGTGTTATACCCTGGGCGCCGCTGTTGGCGCACTGGTGGCGATTGCCGGCTATCCCTGGCTGTCCCTGCCGGCGGCCATGCTGGCCGGTATGATTTCCGGCTTTGTGACGGCGACCCTGCAGACCCGGATGGGCGTGCAGAGCCTGCTGGCGGGTATTGTGGTCAATACGGCCCTGTATTCCGTGAACATGGCGCTGACCGGCAACAAGGCGACCCTGAGCATGAACAAGACCACCACGATCTTCTCCATGGCGAAGAACCTGCTGAAGGATACGCCCCTGGCGGGTCAGAGCACGCTGATTGTGATGCTCATCGTGGTGGCGCTGGTGATCGTTTTCCTGTGCTTCTTCCTGAAGACGAAGCTGGGCCTGGCGATCCGTGCCACGGGAAGCAATGCGGACATGGTACGCTCCTCGTCCATCAACCCCACGTTCACAACCACCGTCGGCCTGTGCATCTCCAACGCGTTTACCGGGCTGAGCGGCTGCCTCATGGCGCAGCAGGCGAAGAGCTTTGATATCAACATGGGCTCCGGCATGGTGACGGTGGCCCTGGCCAGCCTGCTGATCGGCGGCGTATTTGTCGCGAAGCACAAGCCGATTCCGCTGCGGGCTGTGGGCACGGTGCTGGGCGCGGTGATCTTCCGGATCGTATACGCACTGGCCCTGCGGTTCAATATGCCGGCCTTTATGCTCAAGGCGGTATCCTCCATTATCGTGGTGCTGGCCATCTCCGGCCCCTATCTGCGGAAGCAGCTTCCGCTGATGATCCGCCGGTGGAAGGCTTCCCGGGAAGGGAGGAGTGCCTGA
- a CDS encoding ABC transporter ATP-binding protein: MLELKNVCKTFHAGTPDEKKALIDVSLKIEDGDFVSIIGANGAGKSTLFNAICGSFVLDSGSIYLGGKNVTMVPEHQRARQIGRLFQDPMRGSAPDMSIEENLALAAGNGGWLSRVSAADKKSFRDRLSLLGMGLEDRMRQPVGLLSGGQRQALTLLMATYHVPKVLLLDEHTAALDPGTAEKVLALTQSIVEENHITCLMITHNMQSALDLGNRTLMMDRGRVIYDVTGEERASLTISDLTDKFRQLSGRALDNDRMLLGVAE, translated from the coding sequence ATGCTGGAACTGAAGAATGTCTGCAAAACCTTCCATGCCGGGACACCGGATGAGAAGAAGGCGCTGATCGACGTCTCCCTGAAGATTGAGGACGGCGACTTTGTCAGCATCATCGGCGCGAACGGCGCCGGGAAATCCACCCTGTTCAACGCAATCTGCGGCAGTTTTGTGCTGGATTCCGGATCAATCTACCTGGGCGGAAAGAACGTGACCATGGTGCCGGAACACCAGCGGGCCAGGCAGATCGGCCGGCTGTTCCAGGATCCCATGCGGGGCAGCGCACCGGATATGAGCATTGAGGAGAACCTGGCGCTGGCAGCCGGCAACGGCGGCTGGCTTTCCCGGGTTTCCGCGGCGGACAAGAAATCCTTCCGGGACCGGCTGAGCCTGCTGGGTATGGGTCTGGAAGACCGGATGCGGCAGCCGGTGGGCCTGCTCTCCGGCGGACAGCGCCAGGCGCTGACGCTGCTGATGGCGACCTATCATGTGCCGAAAGTACTACTGCTGGACGAGCATACGGCGGCCCTGGATCCCGGCACGGCGGAAAAAGTGCTGGCGCTGACACAGAGCATTGTGGAAGAAAACCATATCACCTGCCTGATGATCACGCATAACATGCAGTCCGCCCTGGACCTGGGCAACCGAACCCTGATGATGGACCGGGGCCGGGTGATCTACGACGTGACCGGCGAAGAACGGGCCAGCCTGACGATCAGCGACCTGACGGACAAGTTCCGCCAGCTGAGCGGCCGGGCGCTGGACAACGACCGGATGCTTCTGGGCGTTGCGGAATAA
- a CDS encoding LacI family DNA-binding transcriptional regulator, which produces MARDNSRVTLQDIAKATGFTVNTVSRALKNKEDISRDTCLHIQNVAREMGYVRNYIASSLRSGRTKTIAMIAGSMMNPFYAVLGDLIQQEAVRLGYSLMILGSRDDPETESRMVEMALSRQVDGVLITPCAIDSPALELLRSSGIPFVLLSRFLTGAQDDCVICDDAQGGRLAASHLIEHGHKNLAMISFRHVIFSSQKRFEGFQQACLDAGIPEGNIHYAEPENREEVLRQLQTWQEEGVTGLFSFCDVEAWSIITMMENAGLNRSFGIIGFDNIMRYINFPKPICTIDPNLREEAETAIDLLRKRIHDPSLPPQQVVLPVSLVCRGSC; this is translated from the coding sequence ATGGCCAGGGACAACAGCCGGGTAACCCTGCAGGATATCGCGAAAGCTACGGGCTTTACTGTCAACACCGTATCCCGTGCCCTGAAGAATAAGGAAGATATCAGCCGGGACACCTGCCTGCATATCCAGAACGTCGCCCGGGAAATGGGATACGTCCGCAATTATATTGCCAGTTCCCTCCGTTCCGGCCGGACAAAAACCATTGCCATGATTGCCGGTTCCATGATGAACCCCTTCTACGCTGTCCTGGGTGACCTGATCCAGCAGGAAGCCGTTCGTCTCGGATACAGCCTGATGATCCTGGGCTCCCGTGACGACCCGGAAACCGAGAGCCGCATGGTGGAAATGGCTTTGTCCCGTCAGGTGGATGGCGTACTGATCACCCCCTGTGCCATTGACTCCCCCGCCCTGGAACTGCTTCGTTCCTCCGGGATTCCCTTTGTCCTGCTCAGCCGTTTCCTGACAGGCGCTCAGGATGACTGCGTCATCTGTGACGATGCCCAGGGCGGCCGCCTGGCCGCAAGCCATCTGATTGAGCACGGGCACAAAAACCTGGCCATGATCTCCTTCCGCCACGTGATTTTTTCCTCCCAGAAGCGCTTTGAAGGCTTCCAGCAGGCCTGCCTGGATGCCGGTATCCCGGAAGGAAACATTCACTACGCGGAGCCTGAAAACAGGGAAGAAGTGCTTCGTCAGCTGCAGACCTGGCAGGAGGAAGGTGTCACCGGTCTCTTCTCCTTCTGCGATGTGGAAGCCTGGAGTATCATTACCATGATGGAAAACGCGGGGCTGAACCGCAGCTTCGGCATTATCGGCTTTGACAACATCATGCGGTATATCAACTTCCCCAAACCAATCTGCACTATCGATCCTAATCTGCGGGAAGAGGCGGAGACCGCTATTGATCTGCTCCGGAAAAGGATCCATGATCCTTCCCTTCCGCCCCAGCAGGTTGTCCTCCCCGTCTCCCTGGTCTGCCGCGGCAGCTGCTGA
- a CDS encoding ABC transporter substrate-binding protein → MKKALALVLSLMMVFSMVSLVSAEEKTSFKVGICNFVDDASLNQIIANIRERLAEIEQEKGVTFEIAEDNCNLDTSVMQQIVANFIADEVDLMVGVATPVAIGMQGMTADNQIPVVFAAVSDPLGVGLVDSLEKPGANITGTSDYLDTAAVLNLIFAANPDAKKVALLYNPSEDASAAPVAAAKEILTEKGVEVKEYTGANVTEVMQAAEAIVSDGMDAVFTPTDNTIMAAELSIYEILAEAKIPHYTGADSFALNGAFLGYGVDYANLGRVTGDMIAAILVDGANPAETPVATFDNGTATVNTETCAAIGFDFEAIKDAFAPYCTKVQEIATAEAFE, encoded by the coding sequence GCTTCAAGGTTGGCATCTGCAACTTCGTGGACGACGCGAGCCTGAACCAGATCATCGCCAACATCCGTGAACGGCTGGCCGAGATCGAACAGGAAAAGGGCGTGACCTTTGAAATCGCTGAAGACAACTGCAACCTGGACACCAGCGTTATGCAGCAGATCGTTGCAAACTTCATCGCTGATGAAGTGGACCTGATGGTGGGCGTCGCGACGCCCGTGGCAATCGGCATGCAGGGCATGACCGCGGACAACCAGATTCCGGTGGTGTTTGCCGCCGTGTCCGATCCGCTGGGAGTAGGACTGGTTGACAGCCTGGAAAAGCCCGGCGCCAACATCACCGGCACCTCCGACTACCTGGACACCGCCGCTGTGCTGAACCTGATCTTTGCGGCCAATCCGGACGCTAAGAAGGTCGCGCTGCTGTACAACCCCTCTGAAGACGCTTCCGCCGCTCCCGTTGCGGCAGCAAAAGAGATCCTGACCGAAAAGGGTGTGGAAGTGAAGGAATACACCGGCGCCAATGTGACCGAAGTCATGCAGGCTGCGGAAGCCATCGTGAGCGATGGAATGGACGCTGTCTTCACCCCCACGGACAACACGATCATGGCTGCGGAACTGTCCATCTATGAAATCCTGGCCGAAGCGAAGATCCCGCACTACACCGGTGCTGACTCCTTCGCCCTGAACGGCGCTTTCCTGGGCTACGGCGTGGACTATGCCAACCTGGGCCGCGTGACCGGCGACATGATCGCCGCGATCCTGGTAGACGGCGCAAATCCTGCCGAGACTCCTGTGGCGACCTTCGACAACGGTACTGCCACCGTGAACACCGAAACCTGCGCGGCAATCGGCTTCGACTTTGAAGCGATCAAGGATGCTTTCGCTCCTTACTGCACAAAGGTTCAGGAAATCGCCACCGCGGAAGCTTTCGAATAA